The following are from one region of the Nocardioides marmotae genome:
- a CDS encoding ABC transporter ATP-binding protein gives MASPIVVHGLVKDFGRSRALDGLDLEVRAGEVHGFLGPNGSGKSTTIRVLLGLLRATSGEARLFGEDPWSQATDLHRRLAYVPGEVNLWPQLTGGEVIDLLGRLRGDLDRARRDELVGRFDLDPTKRARSYSKGNRQKVALVAALASRAELLILDEPTSGLDPLMEEEFQEVVREVRDQGRTVLLSSHILAEVEALCDRVSIIRSGRTVQSGSLDELRHLTHTRVVAETARPADAIARLPGVTGVHRTDDRIRFDVDSDHLGAAIAGLAELGIRSLVSHPPTLEELFLREYGERVEVAEP, from the coding sequence ATGGCCTCGCCCATCGTCGTCCACGGTCTCGTCAAGGACTTCGGCCGCTCCCGTGCGCTCGACGGGTTGGACCTGGAGGTCCGCGCGGGAGAGGTACACGGGTTCCTCGGCCCGAACGGGTCCGGCAAGTCCACGACGATCCGGGTGCTCCTGGGGCTGTTGCGCGCCACGTCCGGCGAGGCCCGGCTCTTCGGCGAGGACCCGTGGAGCCAGGCCACCGACCTCCACCGGCGCCTCGCGTACGTCCCCGGTGAGGTGAACCTGTGGCCGCAGCTCACCGGCGGCGAGGTGATCGACCTGCTCGGCCGGCTGCGGGGGGACCTCGACCGTGCCCGGCGCGACGAGCTGGTCGGCCGCTTCGACCTCGACCCCACCAAGAGGGCGCGCTCGTACTCCAAGGGCAACCGGCAGAAGGTGGCGCTGGTGGCGGCCCTGGCGTCGCGGGCGGAGCTGCTGATCCTCGACGAACCGACCTCCGGCCTGGACCCGCTCATGGAGGAGGAGTTCCAGGAGGTGGTCCGCGAGGTCCGCGACCAGGGCCGCACGGTCCTGCTCTCCAGCCACATCCTCGCCGAGGTCGAGGCGCTCTGCGACCGGGTGAGCATCATCCGGTCCGGTCGCACGGTCCAGAGCGGGTCCCTCGACGAGCTGCGGCACCTCACGCACACGAGGGTGGTCGCGGAGACGGCCCGCCCCGCGGACGCCATCGCCCGGCTGCCGGGGGTGACCGGCGTGCACCGGACCGACGACCGGATCCGCTTCGACGTCGACAGCGACCACCTCGGCGCGGCGATCGCCGGCCTCGCCGAGCTGGGGATCAGGTCCCTGGTCAGCCACCCGCCCACGCTCGAGGAGCTGTTCCTGCGCGAGTACGGCGAGCGGGTCGAGGTGGCCGAGCCGTGA
- a CDS encoding ABC transporter permease translates to MNRFTGTWTLVRLILRCDRVRLPIWLLALVGLVGASAAGVQGIYDTAASRASYARTAGGSAASIALSGPPVALDTIGGITVFEVSQVAVVGVSLMAVFLTVRHTRTEEQAGRTELLRAGVLGRHADLAAICVVMSGASVLVGVGTLLTFVGVGLPTTGSLAYAAAVTTLGLVFTGVALVAAQVSQHSRGATGLSLAVLGLLYGLRAIGDVEGSWVTWASPIGWAQAVRPFADERWWPLGLALGFAAGTAALAGWLAGRRDLGAGLVADRPGRARASRRLGSPLGLAARLQRAAVIGWAVGMGALGAVYGSFGQDVQSMLDDNPEMADYFRQVAGEAAVTDAYFSVVVVFNAIIATGFTISSVLRLRTEESDLHTEPALATSVSRTRWALSWLAVTVLGSVLVVGTAGLLAGVVWAATSSDPGQVAALTAAQLSYLPAVLLLGALTFLVYGWQPHLAGAAYAALGVCFVIGWLGDLLRLPDWAMGISPFERTPLVPSVGYDAVPLVVMTAMAVTLAVVGERGFRRRDLLGG, encoded by the coding sequence GTGAACCGGTTCACCGGGACCTGGACCCTGGTGCGACTCATCCTGCGCTGCGACCGGGTCCGGTTGCCGATCTGGCTGCTCGCGCTCGTCGGGCTGGTCGGCGCGTCGGCCGCCGGCGTGCAGGGCATCTACGACACCGCCGCCTCGCGTGCGTCGTACGCACGGACCGCGGGCGGCAGCGCCGCCTCGATCGCGCTCAGCGGCCCTCCCGTCGCGCTGGACACGATCGGCGGGATCACCGTGTTCGAGGTCAGCCAGGTGGCCGTCGTCGGCGTCTCGCTGATGGCCGTCTTCCTGACCGTCCGCCACACCCGCACCGAGGAGCAGGCCGGACGGACCGAGCTGCTCCGGGCCGGCGTCCTCGGGCGCCACGCCGACCTGGCGGCGATCTGCGTGGTGATGAGCGGCGCCTCGGTCCTCGTGGGCGTCGGGACGCTGCTGACGTTCGTGGGCGTCGGGCTGCCGACCACCGGGTCGCTGGCGTACGCCGCCGCCGTCACCACGCTGGGGCTGGTCTTCACCGGCGTCGCGCTCGTGGCCGCACAGGTGAGCCAGCACAGCCGCGGCGCGACCGGGCTCTCCCTGGCCGTGCTCGGCCTGCTGTACGGCCTGCGCGCGATCGGGGACGTCGAGGGCAGCTGGGTCACCTGGGCATCGCCGATCGGCTGGGCCCAGGCGGTGCGACCGTTCGCGGACGAGCGCTGGTGGCCCCTCGGCCTGGCGCTCGGGTTCGCCGCCGGGACGGCAGCCCTCGCCGGGTGGCTGGCCGGCCGGCGGGACCTCGGCGCCGGCCTCGTGGCCGACCGGCCCGGCCGAGCCCGGGCGTCTCGCCGGCTCGGCAGCCCCCTCGGGCTCGCGGCCCGCCTGCAGCGCGCCGCCGTCATCGGGTGGGCCGTCGGCATGGGGGCGCTCGGCGCGGTCTACGGGTCCTTCGGCCAGGACGTGCAGAGCATGCTGGACGACAACCCCGAGATGGCCGACTACTTCCGCCAGGTGGCCGGCGAGGCGGCCGTCACCGATGCCTACTTCAGCGTCGTCGTGGTGTTCAACGCCATCATCGCCACGGGCTTCACCATCTCCTCGGTGCTCCGGCTGCGCACCGAGGAGAGCGACCTGCACACCGAGCCCGCGCTGGCGACCTCGGTCTCGCGGACCAGGTGGGCCCTCTCGTGGCTGGCCGTGACGGTCCTCGGCAGCGTGCTCGTCGTCGGCACCGCGGGCCTCCTGGCCGGAGTGGTGTGGGCGGCGACGAGCTCCGACCCCGGCCAGGTGGCGGCGTTGACGGCCGCCCAGCTGAGCTACCTGCCGGCCGTGCTGCTCCTCGGCGCGCTGACCTTCCTCGTCTACGGCTGGCAGCCGCACCTCGCGGGGGCCGCGTACGCCGCGCTCGGCGTCTGCTTCGTCATCGGCTGGCTCGGGGACCTCCTGCGCCTGCCGGACTGGGCGATGGGCATCTCCCCGTTCGAGCGCACGCCCCTCGTGCCGTCGGTGGGGTACGACGCCGTACCCCTCGTGGTCATGACCGCGATGGCCGTGACGCTGGCGGTCGTCGGCGAGCGGGGGTTCCGCCGACGCGACCTGCTGGGCGGGTGA
- a CDS encoding class I SAM-dependent methyltransferase, whose protein sequence is MTPPTDVQAAMNDYWTHRSVPYDEYQQRADRKEVDLAAWGEVFTDALGAEPLDVLDVGTGSGYVACLLADQGHRVTGIDLAEGMLERARLHAGAMDNPPTFLRGDAVAPDFPAGSFDAIVNRYVTWTLREPDTALANWLQLLRPGGTLAVVDATWFARGLHEGASEEFKAAYDEEVRQAIPLAESTSIEPFAERIRAAGFVDVEVVALTRLHELDREHGVAPNHEVLMQHLIRGTRP, encoded by the coding sequence ATGACCCCGCCCACCGACGTCCAGGCAGCGATGAACGACTACTGGACCCACCGCTCCGTGCCGTACGACGAGTACCAGCAGCGCGCGGACCGCAAGGAGGTCGACCTCGCCGCCTGGGGCGAGGTCTTCACCGACGCCCTGGGCGCCGAGCCGCTCGACGTCCTCGACGTCGGCACCGGTTCGGGGTACGTCGCCTGCCTGCTCGCGGACCAGGGCCACCGGGTCACCGGCATCGACCTCGCCGAGGGCATGCTCGAGCGCGCCCGGCTGCACGCCGGGGCGATGGACAACCCGCCGACCTTCCTGCGCGGTGACGCGGTCGCGCCCGACTTCCCCGCCGGCTCGTTCGACGCGATCGTCAACCGCTACGTCACCTGGACGCTGCGCGAGCCCGACACGGCGCTGGCCAACTGGCTGCAGCTGCTGCGACCCGGTGGCACCCTCGCGGTCGTCGACGCCACCTGGTTCGCCCGCGGCCTGCACGAGGGCGCCAGCGAGGAGTTCAAGGCGGCGTACGACGAGGAGGTGCGGCAGGCGATCCCGCTCGCGGAGTCCACCTCGATCGAGCCGTTCGCCGAGCGGATCCGGGCCGCCGGCTTCGTCGACGTCGAGGTCGTGGCGCTGACCCGCCTGCACGAGCTGGACCGCGAGCACGGCGTGGCCCCGAACCACGAGGTGCTCATGCAGCACCTCATCCGCGGCACCCGCCCCTGA
- a CDS encoding APC family permease, translating into MAGPHAPDRSIGTLGLTFVAVGGVVGSGVLFAPLFAAQEAGPAAVLAWPIAGLMLITVALVYAEIAAMLPVVGGLGLLPTFSHGQGVGIAVGWVAWVGYVTAAPIETQAMLEYASNEPAFDWLFVAGASSNGESALSLPGVAAAVVVLAAFTALNAFGVALFTRVNSALTWVKVIIPVVIAIALLTSFSTAPIRETGFAPDGATGVMSAITSGGVVFAFLGFRHALDLAGEARRPQVTIPVALVGGILICTVLFTVLQLGFIGAVDPGDLGQGWAGLEKGGANGPLAALLTGLGMTALAKLVVADAVLGPFGAGLVSTASTGRLAVATAQNGLFPHAVTVFNRHGVPLRAMVLNLVVGVVLLLAFRDGWSELLSFNSGAIVLSMCLGPVTVLALRRQVPDRDRPFRLPAVPVLARVAFVVITLIIYWTGWETMIKLTLPIAVGIAVLLWRIARDRQLRGSLALGSLAWLGPYYAGVLVLTFLGRFGGGREVLPAGVDMVVVTAFALVLFEWGMRSALPADLAAARVAEVPLVRAEPRG; encoded by the coding sequence ATGGCCGGGCCGCACGCTCCCGATCGCTCGATCGGCACCCTCGGGCTGACCTTCGTCGCCGTCGGCGGCGTGGTCGGGTCCGGCGTGCTGTTCGCGCCGCTGTTCGCAGCCCAGGAGGCCGGTCCGGCCGCCGTCCTCGCGTGGCCGATCGCCGGGCTGATGCTGATCACGGTCGCGCTGGTCTACGCCGAGATCGCCGCGATGCTCCCGGTGGTCGGCGGGCTCGGGCTGCTGCCCACCTTCAGCCACGGGCAGGGGGTCGGCATCGCGGTCGGCTGGGTGGCGTGGGTCGGCTACGTGACGGCCGCACCGATCGAGACCCAGGCCATGCTGGAGTACGCCAGCAACGAGCCGGCCTTCGACTGGCTCTTCGTCGCGGGGGCCTCGTCGAACGGGGAGAGCGCCCTGAGCCTGCCGGGGGTCGCGGCAGCGGTCGTCGTGCTGGCCGCGTTCACCGCGCTCAACGCCTTCGGCGTGGCGCTGTTCACCCGGGTCAACAGCGCGCTCACCTGGGTGAAGGTGATCATCCCGGTGGTCATCGCGATCGCGCTGCTCACCTCGTTCTCCACCGCGCCGATCCGCGAGACCGGGTTCGCCCCCGACGGGGCCACCGGGGTGATGAGCGCCATCACCTCGGGCGGTGTCGTCTTCGCGTTCCTGGGCTTCCGGCACGCGCTGGACCTCGCCGGCGAGGCGCGTCGACCGCAGGTGACCATCCCGGTGGCGCTGGTCGGGGGCATCCTCATCTGCACCGTGCTCTTCACCGTTCTCCAGCTCGGCTTCATCGGCGCGGTCGACCCCGGCGACCTCGGCCAGGGCTGGGCCGGCCTCGAGAAGGGCGGGGCGAACGGGCCGCTGGCTGCCCTCCTCACCGGACTGGGCATGACGGCGCTGGCGAAGCTGGTGGTGGCCGACGCCGTCCTCGGGCCCTTCGGCGCGGGTCTGGTCTCCACCGCCTCCACCGGTCGGCTCGCGGTCGCGACCGCGCAGAACGGCCTCTTCCCGCACGCCGTGACGGTCTTCAACCGGCACGGGGTCCCGCTGCGCGCGATGGTGCTGAACCTCGTGGTCGGGGTGGTGCTGCTGCTCGCGTTCCGCGACGGGTGGTCGGAGCTGCTCTCCTTCAACTCCGGGGCGATCGTGCTGTCGATGTGCCTCGGCCCGGTCACGGTGCTCGCGCTCCGGCGCCAGGTCCCCGACCGCGACCGTCCCTTCCGGTTGCCCGCGGTCCCCGTCCTGGCCCGGGTCGCCTTCGTCGTGATCACCCTGATCATCTACTGGACCGGGTGGGAGACGATGATCAAGCTGACCCTCCCGATCGCCGTCGGGATCGCGGTGCTGCTCTGGCGCATCGCCCGCGACCGCCAGCTGCGCGGCTCGCTGGCGCTGGGGTCGCTGGCGTGGCTGGGGCCCTACTACGCCGGTGTGCTGGTGCTGACCTTCCTCGGCCGGTTCGGCGGGGGCCGCGAGGTCCTGCCCGCCGGCGTCGACATGGTCGTGGTCACCGCGTTCGCGCTGGTGCTCTTCGAGTGGGGCATGCGCTCCGCCCTGCCCGCCGACCTCGCCGCCGCGCGGGTCGCCGAGGTGCCGCTGGTCCGGGCGGAGCCGCGCGGCTGA
- a CDS encoding ABC transporter ATP-binding protein: MISAHDIAFAYGRRTVLDGVDLDAPHGQVLGLVGPNGSGKTTLLRTLYASLKPRSGAVLIDGDQLGDLPAREVARRVAVVVQETPGDLPLLVSDMVLLGRTPHRSGFGRNGAEDERIAADALAQVGALHLADQPFDGLSGGERQRVLIARALAQESTHLLLDEPTNHLDVRYQHEVLDLARRLAVENHQTVVVILHDLNLAASYCDRVALLHRGRVVAAGTPAHVLTPEHLEPVYEVAVRRLELDDGFQLAFRPLSAHRTPERTTR; the protein is encoded by the coding sequence ATGATCTCCGCCCACGACATCGCCTTCGCCTACGGCCGGCGCACGGTCCTCGACGGCGTCGACCTCGACGCCCCGCACGGCCAGGTGCTCGGCCTGGTCGGCCCCAACGGCTCGGGCAAGACCACCCTGCTGCGCACGCTGTACGCCTCGTTGAAGCCCCGGTCGGGCGCGGTCCTCATCGACGGCGACCAGCTCGGCGACCTCCCGGCCCGCGAGGTCGCCCGGCGCGTGGCGGTCGTGGTGCAGGAGACCCCCGGCGACCTGCCGCTGCTGGTCTCCGACATGGTGCTGCTGGGGCGCACGCCGCACCGCTCCGGCTTCGGCCGCAACGGCGCCGAGGACGAACGGATCGCCGCCGACGCCCTCGCCCAGGTCGGTGCGCTGCACCTGGCCGACCAGCCCTTCGACGGTCTCTCCGGCGGCGAGCGGCAGCGCGTGCTCATCGCCCGCGCCCTGGCCCAGGAGTCCACCCACCTGCTGCTCGACGAGCCGACCAACCACCTCGACGTGCGCTACCAGCACGAGGTGCTCGACCTCGCCCGGCGCCTCGCCGTCGAGAACCACCAGACGGTCGTCGTCATCCTCCACGACCTCAACCTCGCGGCGTCCTACTGCGACCGCGTCGCCCTGCTCCACCGCGGCCGCGTCGTGGCCGCCGGCACTCCCGCGCACGTGCTCACCCCCGAGCACCTCGAGCCCGTCTACGAGGTGGCCGTGCGGCGCCTCGAGCTCGACGACGGGTTCCAGCTCGCCTTCCGCCCGCTCTCCGCCCACCGGACCCCCGAGAGGACCACCCGATGA
- a CDS encoding flavodoxin family protein, with protein sequence MARQLHAAVIAESMFGNTRSVADGVAAGIELEGATVDLMSVAEAPPLDSVHADLIVVGAPTHAFSLSRRPTREDAVKQGAPAEAAGGPGLREWIDAASDDGGGRLVAVFDTRVAKIKHLPANAAHRAHRMLERRGYVSVVRPAGFLVADVKGPLLPDQLEQATAWGRTVAVAAQDRMATSP encoded by the coding sequence ATGGCACGACAGCTGCACGCGGCCGTCATCGCAGAGTCGATGTTCGGCAACACCAGGTCCGTCGCCGACGGCGTCGCGGCCGGGATCGAGCTCGAAGGTGCCACGGTCGACCTGATGAGCGTGGCGGAGGCACCGCCGCTGGACTCCGTCCACGCGGACCTGATCGTGGTGGGGGCACCGACGCACGCGTTCTCCCTCAGCCGGAGGCCGACCCGGGAGGACGCCGTCAAGCAGGGCGCGCCTGCGGAGGCCGCCGGCGGTCCCGGCCTGCGCGAGTGGATCGACGCCGCGTCCGACGACGGAGGGGGGCGCCTGGTCGCGGTGTTCGACACCCGGGTCGCCAAGATCAAGCACCTCCCCGCCAACGCCGCGCACCGCGCCCACCGCATGCTCGAGCGGCGCGGTTACGTCTCCGTCGTACGGCCGGCCGGTTTCCTGGTCGCCGACGTCAAGGGGCCGCTGCTCCCCGACCAGCTCGAGCAGGCCACTGCGTGGGGTCGGACCGTCGCGGTCGCGGCTCAGGACCGGATGGCGACGAGCCCCTGA
- a CDS encoding ABC transporter substrate-binding protein — MKLPRSAALAATAVLLTSLAACGSETGSSGSSEAAAGDGSYPVTVENCGADVVVDRAPERAVLLKPAAATYLHELGVLDDVVTARAGAYPRGYYDEETWAELESVPMLSDDLDSAGHLQISKEVVLAQQPDIVLGEADNLTRETLGAAGIPLMEEPALCPEPPSDPSFEDVHDQMRTYGRIFDRTEEAEAAVERLQDRLEEILAEVDPDESRTAAVLYPTVGGGTPYAYGTSSMAHPQLEAAGFTNVFADTSERVFEVTLEELVGRDPDVLILLHSDGDPADVEAAITQMNGARALTAVQDDAILTQLFNFTEPPSPLAIDGLERIVEHFQR; from the coding sequence GTGAAGCTCCCCCGCAGCGCCGCCCTGGCCGCGACCGCCGTCCTCCTCACGTCGCTCGCCGCCTGCGGCTCCGAGACCGGCTCCTCGGGCTCCTCGGAAGCCGCCGCCGGTGACGGCTCCTACCCGGTGACGGTCGAGAACTGCGGCGCCGACGTCGTCGTCGACCGAGCCCCCGAGAGGGCCGTGCTGCTCAAGCCCGCGGCGGCGACGTACCTCCACGAGCTCGGCGTCCTCGACGACGTCGTCACCGCCCGCGCCGGCGCCTACCCGCGGGGCTACTACGACGAGGAGACCTGGGCCGAGCTCGAGTCGGTCCCGATGCTCTCCGACGACCTCGACTCCGCGGGCCACCTGCAGATCTCCAAGGAGGTCGTGCTCGCCCAGCAGCCCGACATCGTCCTCGGCGAGGCCGACAACCTCACCCGGGAGACCCTCGGCGCCGCCGGCATCCCCCTGATGGAGGAGCCCGCGCTGTGCCCGGAGCCCCCGAGCGACCCGTCCTTCGAGGACGTCCACGACCAGATGCGCACCTACGGCCGCATCTTCGACAGGACCGAGGAGGCCGAGGCCGCGGTCGAGCGGCTCCAGGACCGGCTCGAGGAGATCCTCGCCGAGGTCGACCCCGACGAGAGCCGCACCGCGGCGGTGCTCTACCCCACGGTCGGCGGCGGCACGCCGTACGCCTACGGCACCTCCTCGATGGCCCATCCCCAGCTCGAGGCCGCCGGCTTCACCAACGTCTTCGCCGACACCAGCGAGCGGGTCTTCGAGGTCACCCTCGAGGAGCTCGTCGGCCGCGACCCCGACGTCCTCATCCTGCTCCACTCCGACGGCGACCCCGCCGACGTCGAGGCCGCGATCACGCAGATGAACGGCGCCCGCGCCCTCACCGCGGTCCAGGACGACGCGATCCTCACCCAGCTCTTCAACTTCACCGAGCCGCCCTCGCCCCTGGCGATCGACGGCCTGGAGCGGATCGTCGAGCACTTCCAGCGATGA